From Juglans regia cultivar Chandler chromosome 8, Walnut 2.0, whole genome shotgun sequence, the proteins below share one genomic window:
- the LOC108993695 gene encoding uncharacterized protein LOC108993695, whose protein sequence is MEYNHVPSSPICTLKVDIKCCDECLIKLKKKLLKTNGVTSVDIDSKKGKVTVMGDIDPRILMQMFEKMGKPAELWSFQKFPLQDETSGCCNKKKKEVRRFACDDDDMDDVSYVPEDEYLFKRSSTATRRPMRGNNHGQDSFSQISNAPFFRSSGLTPLPPSQLSTIFPNPIIYSGPSGYYRPPLLSLSRPAYGYGYDYFPSRTLTKYNPMIHYTSYWDNYRLSP, encoded by the exons ATGGAGTACAACCATGTGCCCTCCTCTCCG ATTTGTACCCTAAAAGTGGATATCAAGTGTTGTGATGAGTGCCTGATtaagttgaagaaaaagttgCTGAAAACTAATG GAGTGACTTCCGTGGACATTGATTCAAAGAAAGGGAAGGTCACAGTTATGGGTGACATAGACCCTAGGATACTCATGCAAATGTTTGAAAAGATGGGCAAACCAGCAGAGCTTTGGTCCTTTCAGAAGTTCCCCTTACAAGACGAGACTAGTGGTTGTtgtaacaagaagaaaaaagaagttcGGAGGTTTgcatgtgatgatgatgatatggaTGATGTTTCTTATGTTCCTGAGGATGAATACTTGTTCAAAAGGAGCAGTACTGCCACTCGCAGGCCGATGCGCGGCAACAACCATGGTCAGGATTCATTTAGCCAGATATCCAATGCCCCTTTCTTTCGAAGTTCAGGGTTGACACCGCTGCCCCCATCTCAATTGTCAACAATTTTTCCTAATCCAATAATATATTCGGGTCCATCAGGTTATTATCGACCACCACTACTATCACTATCACGACCAGCATACGGATATGGATATGACTATTTTCCATCAAGGACATTAACAAAATATAACCCTATGATCCACTATACCAGTTATTGGGACAATTACCGCCTCTCACcctga